TTGGGGGTTTTGGTGTTTCTGCAACCTGTGATTTACTCCACCAACTCAGATACTCTATTGCTTCTTTAACCACAGTTAAACAAACACTCTCAAGTCCCTTacagagttcttttttttttttaaatcttcatcACAGTATTCAGTTCTCACATACAGTCAGCATACAGTAAAATACAGCTATTAATATTGCAAGACTTTTCTCTATGCTTCTTTTGctataattttttccttttccataatTTTTGGTGATGGAGCTGACACAAACATACCCTGCTCTGGCAGCCCGGTGTACAACTATCTGGATGTCAGCAGAAGTGTGGAGGGCTCTAAGAATAGCACATTTGGTTCCCACAGAGCAAGTGCAGCTCAGAAATGCGCAGTGTGTCACAGCCAAACAATAGGTATTTCTTAGCCACGTCCCCCCAAGAAAACAAGCCTCTCCATAGGGTCTTGTCTGAAAGTGTGTCACAGAGCAGGGCTCTGAAGCCCCCTCCCCAGGGCTCTGAAGCTAACTCAGGCAGACTTGGGCATGGAAAACTCACAGCCCCCCACAGGTTGAAATGTAGAGATCCccagctcctcttcctccaaGCAGGAGAACTCCTCTTTCCATTCACGAGGGCCCGTTACTATTCTTACATGGCTTGGAACAAGAGAATGGCTCTTCTGAACTCAGGGATGTCATACCAGCATAGCTGGAGGCACAATTGAGCCCAGTATTTCTGACATGCCAAAAGAGAGGATCTGCAAGTACGAGCTGTATTTAGACATAAAATGCGGGAGATGCCCAGCTATTCAACCTGCCTGGGCAGATGCTGCCTTCACACACCCAGAACCAGCCAGCAGAAAGTCagagggctgagctgcagcccagaaagcagcaggggcAGCTCAGGAGACTCCCTGGCACTTAATACCACCTTATATTGTGGATTTGTGAGTCCAGACCTCTGAGTGTAATTTCACTCAGCAAGCACCAGTAGTACATGAGTGCAATGAAAACTTGCACATATCCACAGGAGCGCTGTGAGTACCACCAGGCTTTGCAATATCACACAACGCAAACTGTTGGTGCCTAAATCAATATCAGTCAGCATTCAACGGCAAAGACACAGCGCTTCAGACGTGGAAGGATCACACGTTATCAGATTTGCCACTCGTCCAGGCAACCCAGGCTCTGGGATGCAGACTGATTACACTGAAGAGATACACCGTTATGTTCCACACGCTGCAGCTGGGATGCACCAGGAGGAAGCCAGCATCTGGGACGTGGAGCCTTGGTGTTAGTTTGCCTGAACAGAACAGCATACGGCTCACCCTGGGCTGgggcacagccacagctctctcCCACATGCTGCTCTCCCACGACAAGGGTCACGTTGTGTGGTTTACTGTTCTCCCTCCAACTGGCCACCGTCCACATTCTTCTGTATCGAGCTGCACCTCTTGCTCAAAAGATGAGAGCACCTGGCCTTCTTTTGATAAATGATAGTCGCATTCCCAAACGTGCACACAGAGTAAGGGGACGACTTTCAAATGCCAACCAACATCCCAGGGAACTCTGCTGATTTTCTTTGAGTGGGTTTCCGTCAGTGAGGCtaaaaaaggcaattttccaTCGGACAGTTACTGGTTATTGAAGATGCGGAAGTTGTCTCTCGTCTTCTGAATCTTGTGGTGTTTTAATGaaacagctgttctgtgattgaGAAGCCGCATCACCAGCCTCAGGAGAAAGCTGGCACCGAGATTCCAAAAACCTCAAAGTGGGCTCTCAGCCGTGCTGCTGGACGCTGAccccacagccactgctgctaGCACGCATCACAGACCCAAACTGGTACAGGCCAGCCCCAAAATCTCAGTATGTTTCAATGTGGGTAGGAGATCTCTTGCAGACAAATAGCAGACCTACCTGCTAGAttcaaacaaacagcaactAACCCAGAATTTTAAGGTTTCacacttcaaatattttccaaCTTTCTGTCCTTTCACTccaaaaaattcattttttgccatttgcttttaattcagcAGCAGGATTCCACATCCTCCTATGAGATTTACAGTAAAATcatcaaaacacagcaaaaagtTCAGCTTCTGAACATGCACCATCCTTCTTAGGTGGTTCAGCACACTGTAAAACCAAAGCACAGTCATCTGGTGCATAATTAGTGCACCAGTCTTACTTGTAAAATGAGGGAGGCACCGGGAGCTTACCTAACTAATCTGAAATGAGATGCTCATTGCCTGTAATCACTGTCTTTATCATCCTTGATAATTACTGATAGGCACCAGATGATGCTACCTCTCTGACAGTGAGAAGCACCTGGAAACgcagcacaggcagagcagtggaAAAGGGCTGGTTTTGGACAATCAAAGAGATTCACTGCAGGGGTTTGGAGGTGTAAGATAAAAACGAGGGCACAGGAAACCTCAGGAACACAGCAGGGATGTGGTGATGCCACAGATCCAGCGGTAGAGCCAGAGAAAAGATACACGCTCAAAGGTTATGGACGTGGGTCAAAACAGGTTGTGTCGTGGCAGTTTAACAACTTTGCAGCCATTGTCCGAAGTGCAGTAAGACACCATGAATATTTTTCACTCACACTGCCTCCAGTGTACAACCCCTGATCAGCACTAAGTCACAAAGCTGCAGCAACTCACTCATTCGGCTGTGCATCCACTCTCTGGGATCCTGAGCCTTCCCAGCCATTCTGCCCTCAGCTGCTGGATCAAAGCAGGGGAGCACGGGGTTTACACAACTTTGGGTTGATCTCAGAGAGGCACAGTGGAAATGCACCTTGTTAATTTACCACTACAAAGCTGATGTTTATAACtagctgcttatttttcattgctATCACAAAAAAAGTTACACACTAAGCCACCCGCACTGAAGAAATTCATCTCTACAAGAGCTGAAGTCCTAGGAGGTaggaaagcacagaaattcAGGGTCTGCATTCCCCATCTAAGCACAGGTCTCTGGAACAGGTCCATGCAAGCTCTGAAGATCAGCCTTCAGATCACTGGGGCAGAAGCATTTCAGTGCATCATGAGGAGTCAGTGTAAGCGTGCACACACAGCTGGGCTAAGGATTCTGCTGCCACAGTGCTGGTTCTGCCTAATTGAAGCTGGCTTTGGTGGCAGGGTTCCGTTTGTGTCCTACCATTATTCTTCCTAGTGAAAAGACAGCCACTTATTGCTCATAGCTGAGCTCTCCGACTGAGCCCCCAAGCCTTTCCTTGCCCTGAAACACTCAGCACATCTCTCTAATTTGGGGTAGCAGCAGATAGTGCTTTGCACCTCTCCTTGGGTCTCAGGGAGAGGGTTGCTGGAGAGAAACCAAAGCTGCTTCTCAATCTTGCCAGTCACATTTTTGCACATACAAGCTCAGTTGGTATTGCAGCTTAGCAAAGGGTGGGGAATGGCCCTCATCCAAAGCAGGGCATTGCTTCTGGCAAATGCTGGCAACAGGTATTTCAAGTCTGCCTCTTAGCTATTCAGATGCTGTACTGTTTGACCTGCTGTCCATCAAGGAGTCATATTTTAACTTTACTTCTCACCCCCCCGATCTTTTCTGGCCTCAGAAACATAACATAGAGATGAAATCAGCCAAGGgcattaaggggaaaaaaataaagaaaaaaaaaagatggaaaacaaattatGGGAACATCTCTACCGCTTACAGTATACCTAAGAACACAAtctgtacatttaaaaataacttattcCAGTAGTGAGAAGTGGGTTTTGCCTAATAGCACAACATTCTCCACTGGGCTAGAGGTGACAGTGCACAATGGAATTAAAGTACATTTCAAGTGAAGACATGGACAAAGTTACTTCTAATAACTCCAGGACGTTGTCCATTCATACACCGTGCACAGCCCAGAAGTTTGACGACGTCACAGTTGAAAcacaaagagaagcaaaaagaagaaaacacgtAACTCAACGTTTGCATGTAAGCCCAGCAAGACCAAAGAAGCACACTCACCTGTCTGTTTTGAGATGGCAGCGTGGCAGACTGCATGTGTCTCTGCATCCGATGTGGCTGCATCAGCTGCCGgaactgctgctggaggaacTGGCTGCTGTTAGCCTGCTGGGACTGCGGGGCGGCTggagactgctgctgctgctgctggagatagTGAATGAGCGACTGCtgcccttgtcctgctgtcagGGGTGACATCTTTTGGGTAGCTGACTCCGAGGCAAAGTGAGATAGTGGCTTGGTGTTGTTGAAAGAAAACTGGTCTTGGTTAACAGGGCTCTCATTCACCAGACCTGGCTGTAAGCTAGCAGATGGCTGTTGCATAATTATGTTCATATTTTTGGACTGGCTTGTAGTCATTGATTTAAAAAGTGAGTTCTGCATACTTGTGGGGTTGTTGTTGGGAGTGATATTAGAGATTAATGGACCTTGAGGACTGAAGGGCTGCTGATGCAGAGCGGGGCTTGACAGCTTCTCTGGCCTGTATGGTGGAGAAGGTCCAGTATTTGTGGAAGCCATGCTGGCAACCAAGTTGTTCTGTGGACTTTTAATGTTGCTGGCTGGTAAGCTGGCTGCTGTCAGGGCAGGCAGCATGGAGCTCTGTGGGCTGAAGGGCTGCTGGTTCAGAGCTGGACTGGAAAGCTTCTCAGATCCGTAGGGAGGAGAGGGGCCGTTGGAGGGGGTGCTGCTGGAAGTCATGCTTGAAAGCAGAGTGTTTTGAGGACTCTGAATGTTGTTTCCTGGTAAATTATTAGCAGGCATACCAGATACCATAACGTTTTGAGGACTGAAAGGCTGATGGTGGGGGGATGATCCTGCCCTATAAGGAGGAGAGAGACCAGGAGGAGACATAGATGGCCAGCTAGGAGCCTGTACTTGTTGCTTTGTAGTAGACACCTGCTTGCTAGCTGCCAGCTGCTTTAGCTGCTGAGCATGCCAGTTGGAGCCAGGTATGTTGGGTAAGGGTACTGGAAGCATGGGTGGTGGCTGGTTCTtgctctgggctgctgcagagatgggTGATGCAGCAGGTTTGTTTGAGGGAGGAACCTGGAAGTTAGCTCCAGCAGATGATGGCCTCATCTGAGGAGATCCTCCACTGGTTGGGttgcagcctggggaaaagtCTTTGTTAGCAACATGGTTCTCCAAGTGGGAAGTCTGCGGGGAGGACTTTGGAGTGGTACTTATGCTTGGCTGAGAATGACTCAGGCCAAGTGGCTCCTCAGCCTTGCTGCCCAGAATCTTCTCCAGATCCAGGTCATTGGGAGAAGGATCAGGCATCTTTGTCAGCTCTTCCAACAGATCTTGCAGCTCCTGGTCCACAGACTGTAAGCTGTTTCCTTTCTCATCATAATGGACAATGCTGTTACCTTGCCCTCCTACTGATCCCTTCTGATTTATTTCCGTGTTGGGTGGCACAGAAAATGGGGAGCCGATGCCACTACCATTCATGTGATTGTTTTCCAAGAGCACTGAATGACCTGTGACTGCCATGGAAGAAGTGCTGTGACTGCTGGAGAACGGAGAACTTTGCAGTTCTGGACACGCCACACTGGGATTGGTACCTTGGCCCATGGAAAGGGTTACATCATCGAGACAGAGTCTTTTACTGTCATTTGGGAAAATGACATCAGGCACACCACTGGAGGCAGGAGAGCTATCATCTTCCAGCTTTCTTTTAATGGATCCCTGTaactgggaaaataaaaatggaaaagatggTTACTGACCTTACACTAACGTGCTCTAAAGCTCCGAACTGCAACACTGGGTTGGAGATACTGAAAATTAAACCGCACAATTAAAAAACCAATCACGTGAGACAAATTCAATCAGGATTTAAGTGGGTGTGACTTTGCTGAAATCAGATGAGTTACAGTCAGACAAAGGCTCGATCTCACGTGCTGGCCCTAAGACAGGTGCTAAAGCTATAAAACACTGCCTGTCATCTGAACTGTAATAGaagtttttaaaatcatttctggtATCATCTCAATTAAGACATTATACTCCCTGCATAACAAACATGCCAGCATTTCCATGGTCTAGACAACGGCAGAAATGAATGAAACCCTGGATTGAATTTAGCCACCTCCTGCCAGTGACTCGGATTAAATTCAGACCTGAGACAACTAAGTTGTTTTACATTCTTCATTCTGAAATAACTGGCATGCTTTCTGAACAaactcaaacaaacaaacaaaaagacctCAATTAAATATCTAATCAGACTTTCagctttcagtcttttttttaatcGTAGATAGTTTAGGTTTTCTTAACAGTAAATAACAGCTAAAATCttaacttttctttgttttcctaagtCTCTGGCAGTATGGGCTTCATTTACATTAGGATGCAACTTATTTgtaaaaactgaagtattttcaaaataccACGACAGAAATACCTCATCTTTACGAAATGGTGTAGTGGTAAATCCACAagttttggaggaaaaataaaccattATGTTTAAACATAATGTCATTATGtttagaaagaaactgaaactaaaaataatgtctctatcacaaattcagtgcaatATAGTCATCTCCTCCAAATATAATCATCCGtggctttcatttttaacaacTTTGACCTGTATGTCATAGGATTAATCAAACATTAACATTGCTGCTCCAAGTTAAGGGAAATAAGCCTTCTGCTCTTGTGTAATAGTAGAGGGAGGTGGTGTTTAAAGAAACATCTTGTCAGCAATGGAGAAGCCATAGAGTCACTGTTCCTCTAAGCCAGCTCACAGTACAACCTCTCCCAGCCCTGAACTACCGTTCAAAGCACTGCTAATCACCttgcatcaggaaaaaaatcctctctCCTTGTAATACCTGCCCGCAGCATTAAAAGAACCCCACCACGTATTGCCAGCATAGTCATGTCCACTCTAAGGCTGCGGTGGGTACGACTGGCTTCTGAATTTTGCACTGAATATTACATCTCACCTGTGCCTAAGTTCCCCACACAAACAGCCGCTCTGGTGCTCAATACAGCTGTTGCCACAGGACGCTCATCACGGGGCATACGAGGCTGCAGGGCGCAATATGGGCACGTGgtgcagctgcttctgcaatGTACAAATGGCCAGTGGCCAGCCTGAAATTCAGCCCATCTGCCATGGGTTCAAGTAACTCACCACAACTGGGGCTGTTCTGAGCTGGGAACTTGGAGTAGTTTCCCAGTAGCTTGTTGAACACACATGAGTGCTCTCACATCATTTGTTTCTAAATTGGTGGGCAGAGAGAAGACTGTAAGTTTGGGCCAGCATGTGATCAGGCTACACAGATACCTCCCTACGTGTTAACGCCCAACTTACATGGGTATTTGGAGGTGAGTGAGAGGATGCAAGTTAGTTGTACATGAGGAACAGGGTGCTGGCGGATGGAAATACAGGTTTGTATGCTATGGTGAGTGGCTGCTCAGGCTCTAGGAGAAATTCACCCACCACACAGCAGTTCTGAATGGTACTGTGGCAAAGAGACCTTTTTGCATGGACATTTTTCACCTACCCTCTAAGGAAGCTATTCCATACCAGAGCAATCACTGCTCCTGCTCTGTGGCCTCCAGTTGCACTGCTTTACCCTAAGCTGCTCCCAGAAACCACGAGTGAGTTGGATCCGGCCCGGACCGGGGAGTGCTGCTTTCGGTGTCCTGCATGCCGCTGCCCAGCAGCCCTCTTCAGCCAGCTGTGCCATGCTTGGTTTGACCCTGAATGCAAGAGCCTGTCCTTACATCGCTGCCAGAGACTGAAGCACCAGGGAGTGGATTTTTTCTCTGGGCTGCTGAGGCCAAAATTTGCATTGCTTCAGGAAATGGAACAAGGCCTAAATCTTCTCCCAAATGGTAGTCTAATGATGgatgaaattgttttccttcattttctttgacaAAACTAAGCCAGAGGTACATGTTTCAACAGATGCTGCCCTGTGTAGGCTGAAACACGTTGGTGGAGCATAACTACATATATTTAAACCCAGACATGTATAGGGAATCTTTACACAGGCTTCACACATCCAAAATAAACACCACACGTTCCCAAGTTGCACACTGGGAACTTTGCAGCAGGCGGTGCTGGGGGATCTCCCACACTTGGCCAGCTGACATGCTGGCATGTACACCCCTGCCAAAGGACATTCCTGTGCTCTGAGCTACCGGGGAGAAAACTGGGCTTTCTAAACACTTAGAAAGTATTGTCTAACTGTTGCACTGGGGAGTAATGTGAAAGCCCATTTCCCCAAGACTATAACTACAGGTAAAATAAAGCCATGGTGTTCAGAAGCACAGGCGTTCCAAAAGTGGGACAGGATTTTTAAGTAAGCTAGATTGGAAAAGAGGTGCAGTGATGTTAGCTGAGTGTCAAGTTCTCTTGAAAAGCAAGgttcttttttcccagctggATATTTGCACGAAAACCATGAAGTCCAGAAGACCATTTTCCTCCATTGTTGGCAGGTGCAACTCCACAAaatttcacagtattgcatttGTTTAAGATACGCTTGTCTACAGCCACAAGTTTGAGAAAGATACCGTTCTTAAAGTGGACTAAACAAATTACAGAGTAATTTTGGGTGGAAGGGATGACAGAGTATCATCAGCTCTCTGCTTCAAGCAGatcataaagaagaaaactagACAACAGCGTTTCACCAGGCACTTAATATGAAGTATGAGGGACAAACAGAACTCTC
The Lagopus muta isolate bLagMut1 chromosome 13, bLagMut1 primary, whole genome shotgun sequence genome window above contains:
- the MAMLD1 gene encoding mastermind-like domain-containing protein 1: MLLVSQRVEAPRMEPHIPLQGSIKRKLEDDSSPASSGVPDVIFPNDSKRLCLDDVTLSMGQGTNPSVACPELQSSPFSSSHSTSSMAVTGHSVLLENNHMNGSGIGSPFSVPPNTEINQKGSVGGQGNSIVHYDEKGNSLQSVDQELQDLLEELTKMPDPSPNDLDLEKILGSKAEEPLGLSHSQPSISTTPKSSPQTSHLENHVANKDFSPGCNPTSGGSPQMRPSSAGANFQVPPSNKPAASPISAAAQSKNQPPPMLPVPLPNIPGSNWHAQQLKQLAASKQVSTTKQQVQAPSWPSMSPPGLSPPYRAGSSPHHQPFSPQNVMVSGMPANNLPGNNIQSPQNTLLSSMTSSSTPSNGPSPPYGSEKLSSPALNQQPFSPQSSMLPALTAASLPASNIKSPQNNLVASMASTNTGPSPPYRPEKLSSPALHQQPFSPQGPLISNITPNNNPTSMQNSLFKSMTTSQSKNMNIIMQQPSASLQPGLVNESPVNQDQFSFNNTKPLSHFASESATQKMSPLTAGQGQQSLIHYLQQQQQQSPAAPQSQQANSSQFLQQQFRQLMQPHRMQRHMQSATLPSQNRQDQNPGLVARLQEPGSVPSGGSVPAPATVNGYTMRNHLLKQQIMKRQLMQEKQRQNMLGVTSEQRNLFAAQQINQFQAVQQPIPADCSQPMPAPPPNHHMLPSNPAMLQSTLGTSITPVTASQSSGTMVMIPHNPGKQQAVFPPNSDFNIPLRPSQNSLAMNSGCQTVHSHAAVQPGMPMAGFNSGSLVNHSAAQQHLRQPSVPRIPNVYPSSSAQMWTPTAVPRMPNQSQMDTSMQQFSSNALFSKQNVRPSASGQQFSQQAVVPPNQIAPGVQVRQMQKLSMGQPGQGLSSMSNQNLRHNLTRGPLPAMNVMKSMPQGVSSFNQLNPPAGLGPPSYPSAGQPPDAFSRMSAAAEMPQYDFVPQHSSNVLPANCADTDFLDSLMKSSSSNDEEWLNNLTMIDDILGQHTQSSGHV